A single Endozoicomonas sp. NE40 DNA region contains:
- a CDS encoding NCS1 family nucleobase:cation symporter-1, giving the protein MSSDHQLNLKNVDPGLYNEDLAPLESKNRTWGSFEIFNVWANDVQSLFGYTLAASLFISYGLNGWAVMAAIILAAIVIMYLCNLAGQPSVKYGIPSPVLARVSMGVKGANFPALTRGVVAMFWYGVQTYFAATAVTLLLGSLFNVQSTQTYLGMTAISWFSYVLVWAFQLLMFMRGISWITRFLNWAGPFVYFVMIALMIMIWIQAGDQMLPAVSNIFKGSGSYEGGPVMAFFAAMGTMIAYFAAVVINFGDFSRNVKDDRSLKLGNWLGLPGNVALFSFIALFVTAGTVVVFGEELTNPAEIIERVDNLFLTVVAATCFFAATVGINLVANFIPSAFGLANLFPSKVNFKVGGLITAFISFFIGALWVVLISRIGIDGFVNTLGAILAPVYGIMMVDYYLLKKQELVVQDLFTYDTDGAYYYDNGWNRKALQAFAIAAVFAIGTVWVPALSALAGFGWVIGAALGGVSYFFLMSGEQKTVVHKKKIA; this is encoded by the coding sequence ATGTCCTCGGACCATCAGTTAAATCTCAAGAACGTCGATCCGGGTCTTTATAATGAAGATCTCGCTCCATTAGAATCCAAAAACAGAACCTGGGGCTCTTTCGAAATATTTAATGTCTGGGCCAACGATGTACAAAGCCTTTTTGGTTATACACTGGCGGCTTCACTGTTTATTTCTTACGGTTTGAATGGCTGGGCTGTCATGGCCGCCATTATCCTTGCCGCTATTGTTATTATGTACTTGTGTAACCTTGCCGGCCAGCCCAGTGTTAAATACGGTATTCCCAGTCCTGTGCTGGCACGGGTCAGCATGGGGGTGAAAGGTGCGAACTTTCCGGCATTGACCCGTGGTGTTGTAGCCATGTTCTGGTATGGCGTACAAACCTACTTTGCAGCGACGGCAGTCACGTTGTTACTGGGTAGTCTGTTTAATGTACAGAGTACGCAAACCTATCTCGGCATGACCGCTATCAGCTGGTTCTCCTATGTACTGGTCTGGGCCTTCCAGCTGCTTATGTTTATGCGCGGGATAAGCTGGATCACCCGTTTCCTGAACTGGGCTGGGCCTTTTGTCTACTTCGTTATGATTGCCCTGATGATTATGATCTGGATACAGGCGGGCGATCAGATGTTGCCTGCTGTCAGTAATATTTTCAAAGGGAGTGGCAGTTATGAGGGCGGTCCGGTCATGGCATTCTTTGCAGCCATGGGAACCATGATTGCTTACTTTGCCGCCGTCGTTATTAACTTTGGTGATTTCTCCCGTAACGTGAAAGACGACAGGTCTTTGAAGCTGGGTAACTGGTTGGGTCTGCCTGGTAACGTTGCCCTGTTTTCGTTTATTGCCCTGTTCGTTACAGCAGGCACTGTCGTGGTGTTTGGAGAAGAGCTGACCAATCCGGCAGAAATTATTGAGCGGGTCGATAACCTGTTTCTGACGGTGGTTGCTGCTACGTGTTTCTTTGCCGCTACAGTGGGCATCAACCTGGTGGCTAACTTTATCCCATCAGCCTTTGGTCTGGCTAACCTGTTCCCAAGCAAGGTGAACTTTAAAGTGGGTGGCCTGATTACGGCCTTTATCTCCTTCTTTATCGGAGCATTGTGGGTGGTTCTGATCAGCCGGATCGGTATTGACGGTTTTGTGAATACGCTTGGTGCGATTCTGGCACCGGTTTACGGCATTATGATGGTGGATTACTACCTGCTGAAAAAACAGGAACTGGTTGTGCAGGATCTGTTCACTTACGACACTGATGGAGCGTATTACTACGATAATGGCTGGAACCGAAAAGCCCTGCAGGCTTTTGCCATCGCTGCAGTTTTTGCTATTGGTACGGTCTGGGTGCCAGCGTTGTCGGCACTGGCCGGTTTTGGTTGGGTTATTGGTGCTGCGCTTGGAGGGGTGAGCTATTTTTTCCTGATGTCCGGCGAGCAAAAAACTGTAGTGCATAAGAAAAAAATTGCTTAA
- a CDS encoding IS256 family transposase, with amino-acid sequence MSVDIDPELVEKLASQIKTQDDLAELSRQLLKVSVERVMAAELEDHLGYSKHAPEGQNSGNSRNGYSKKTLKGDFGEVEVKTPRDRNGEFSPQLIAKGKTRINKLDQQILALYSRGMTTRDIADALEEMYGADVSHNLISKVTEAVQEEVQNWQNRPLESLYPIVYLDGIVVKVHQDKRVVRKTVYVALGVDIEGQKELLGLWIAETEGAKFWLSVLTELQSRGLEDIFIACVDGLSGFPEAINTVYPKAQIQLCIVHQVRNSLKYVSYKDRKAVSTDLKKIYQSATVDEAERELSAFEATWDDKFPSIGKSWRNNWDNLITLFDYPDDIRKAIYTTNAIESLNSVIRKAIKQRKIFPSDNSVMKVIYLAMERASAKWTMPIRNWVSALNRFAIMFPDRFRQ; translated from the coding sequence ATGAGCGTTGACATCGATCCGGAACTCGTCGAAAAACTTGCCAGTCAAATAAAGACTCAAGATGATCTTGCCGAACTCAGTCGTCAGCTGTTGAAAGTCTCTGTTGAGCGTGTCATGGCCGCTGAACTGGAAGATCATCTTGGCTATTCCAAGCATGCGCCTGAAGGTCAAAACTCCGGAAACAGTCGCAACGGTTATTCCAAAAAAACACTCAAGGGCGACTTCGGTGAAGTCGAGGTCAAAACCCCCAGAGACCGCAACGGTGAATTCTCACCACAGCTTATTGCCAAAGGTAAAACCCGAATCAACAAGCTGGATCAGCAGATTCTGGCTCTGTACTCCCGTGGAATGACCACCCGCGATATAGCCGATGCCCTGGAAGAAATGTATGGCGCAGACGTGTCACACAACCTGATATCCAAAGTGACTGAAGCTGTTCAAGAGGAAGTACAGAACTGGCAGAACCGCCCTCTGGAAAGCCTTTACCCCATTGTCTACCTTGACGGCATCGTCGTTAAAGTCCATCAGGATAAGCGGGTTGTCCGGAAAACCGTTTATGTCGCTCTTGGTGTTGATATTGAAGGCCAAAAGGAACTTCTCGGTCTCTGGATTGCCGAAACAGAGGGAGCCAAATTCTGGCTCTCGGTTTTAACAGAGCTTCAGAGCCGTGGCCTTGAAGATATCTTCATTGCCTGTGTTGATGGACTGTCAGGCTTCCCTGAAGCCATCAACACGGTTTATCCAAAAGCCCAGATTCAGTTGTGTATCGTCCATCAGGTTCGTAACTCTCTGAAGTATGTGTCCTACAAGGATCGTAAGGCCGTATCAACGGACCTGAAGAAGATCTACCAGTCAGCTACTGTGGACGAGGCTGAACGTGAACTGAGCGCTTTTGAGGCGACCTGGGATGATAAGTTTCCATCGATAGGTAAATCCTGGCGCAACAACTGGGATAACCTGATAACCCTGTTTGACTATCCTGATGATATCAGGAAAGCGATTTACACGACGAACGCTATAGAATCGCTGAACAGTGTGATCAGAAAAGCTATCAAGCAACGGAAGATCTTCCCATCAGATAACTCTGTGATGAAGGTGATTTATCTGGCGATGGAAAGAGCTTCAGCGAAATGGACGATGCCCATCAGGAATTGGGTATCAGCTCTGAACCGGTTTGCAATTATGTTTCCAGACCGGTTCAGGCAGTAA
- the allB gene encoding allantoinase AllB: MKNNDKLMDRVITGGRLVLESGVIEGNLAIKDGKIAAITAPDVQLPAKEETNANDLMVFPGVVDPHVHFKEPGPGQSREDFGSGTRQAAAGGVTTTVEMPLSQPLVTSRDAFAHKYEVAKPQVVTDYALWGLLPADELERVKELVECGCVAFKTFLSTDPDAPKLTDYRLLEAMKEVNKYRRFIGFHAENADIIDSTAEAMQKAGINGGLAHLQSRPDIAEIEAISRIALFAEETGCDIHICHLSSARARDVIQHARSRGVSMTVETLPSYLVLDDSDLQRCGVFGKCNPPIRSLENQATLWDMVLKGEIDMLGSDHCPYTDDDRLKHDGDIWSVPPGLPGIELMLPLMLDAAINQRGMKPERLAQLMSSNPARRFGLGRRKGAIQVGLDADFALADLDHQWVYEGKYSLGKQKSSLTPWEGKKIKGQVLETIVRGQTVFRNGKIIAEPGSGELIQPDFEK; encoded by the coding sequence ATGAAAAACAATGACAAGCTTATGGATCGGGTAATTACGGGTGGCCGTCTGGTGCTTGAATCTGGCGTGATTGAAGGCAACCTGGCCATTAAAGATGGCAAGATTGCAGCTATTACTGCTCCGGACGTTCAATTACCCGCAAAAGAAGAAACCAACGCTAATGACTTAATGGTGTTTCCCGGTGTGGTTGACCCACATGTGCATTTCAAGGAGCCGGGACCGGGGCAAAGCAGAGAAGATTTTGGCAGTGGTACACGACAGGCTGCAGCCGGTGGTGTAACCACTACCGTTGAAATGCCATTAAGCCAGCCGCTGGTGACGAGCCGTGATGCCTTTGCTCACAAATATGAAGTCGCTAAACCACAGGTTGTCACAGATTATGCCTTATGGGGATTACTGCCTGCCGATGAGCTGGAACGGGTGAAAGAGCTGGTTGAATGCGGTTGTGTGGCTTTCAAGACCTTTTTATCCACTGATCCTGATGCGCCGAAACTGACCGATTACAGGCTTCTGGAAGCAATGAAAGAGGTGAATAAATACCGTCGTTTTATTGGTTTTCACGCAGAGAATGCTGACATTATCGACTCTACTGCTGAAGCGATGCAGAAAGCTGGAATCAATGGTGGTTTAGCGCATTTGCAGTCTCGGCCTGACATCGCTGAAATAGAGGCTATTTCCCGAATAGCACTGTTTGCAGAAGAAACTGGCTGTGACATCCATATCTGTCATTTGTCCAGCGCACGAGCACGGGATGTGATCCAGCACGCTCGCTCCCGTGGGGTATCCATGACGGTTGAAACCCTGCCCAGTTATCTGGTTCTGGATGATTCTGATCTGCAGCGCTGTGGCGTTTTTGGCAAGTGTAACCCTCCCATTCGAAGCCTTGAGAATCAGGCCACCCTTTGGGATATGGTGCTTAAGGGTGAGATCGACATGTTGGGTTCAGATCACTGCCCCTACACGGACGACGACCGTCTTAAACATGATGGCGATATATGGTCAGTACCACCCGGTTTACCTGGCATTGAACTGATGCTGCCGTTAATGCTGGACGCTGCAATCAACCAGCGGGGGATGAAACCAGAGCGCCTTGCTCAACTGATGAGTTCCAATCCAGCCAGACGGTTTGGTCTGGGCAGAAGAAAAGGTGCAATACAGGTGGGACTGGATGCTGATTTTGCTCTGGCAGACCTTGATCATCAATGGGTTTATGAAGGTAAGTATTCACTCGGTAAACAGAAGAGCAGCCTGACTCCCTGGGAAGGTAAAAAAATTAAGGGCCAGGTGCTTGAAACCATTGTTCGCGGGCAAACGGTATTCCGCAATGGAAAGATAATTGCTGAGCCAGGCAGTGGGGAACTGATTCAGCCAGATTTTGAGAAATAA